The following are from one region of the Oryzias melastigma strain HK-1 linkage group LG22, ASM292280v2, whole genome shotgun sequence genome:
- the msh4 gene encoding mutS protein homolog 4 isoform X4: MYHSSTDEVSGGDVSLEKNGVQETATSYVPASLSSALSQQSVNDSSTSHRLSIPRLTSGQSLSSFRAGRTWSSMLAPTSDSSSFHSYGGTPRVRRTPVSAGLTGSSCSSGSTNTDASVIVAVVEGRGLARGEIGMASLNLKCPELVLSQFADTGTYAKVITKIHILVPVEILMPDTVSEKGKGTKLFKLTTENFPGVPFTAIQRKYFNEKKGLEYIQQLCAPEYGTVLMEVQAKYYCLAAAAALLKYLEFLQNSVYASKSLKVTFKGSEQTAMIDSASACNLELVVNNRDHRSEHTLLGVLNHTKTPGGARRLRSNILEPLVNVDTINMRLDAVQELLQDEELFFGLKNAICHFVDVDRLLSVLVQMPKQETVQAAEAKITHVIQLKHTLELVPQLRTVFKNCNTPLLQAYSSTLEDNRFDMILEQIKTVINPDTTYLKGSLNMRTQKCYAVRPNINEFLDIARRAYTEIVDDIAVLVNQMAEKYGLPMRTSFSTSRGFFIQLKLDGSVLPRDKLPPECIKVTKHKNNYCFTTADLMKMNGRCDEALREIFHMSYVVICQLLSTIHEHIHCLYKLSDAVSMLDMLLSLANACTISDYVRPEFTDTLAIKQGRHPILERMARQQPVSNNAYISEGSNFVIITGPNMSGKSTYLKQVALCQIMAQIGSFVPAEYASFRLAGQIFTRIGVDDDFETNSSSFMLEMKEISYIIHNASDKSLIIIDELGRGTSAEEGIGICHSVCLHSVCHTLS; encoded by the exons ATGTATCATAGCAGCACAGACGAGGTAAGCGGCGGGGACGTCTCTTTGGAGAAGAATGGAGTCCAGGAAACGGCCACCTCCTACGTTCCTGCATCACTTTCTTCAGCTTTGTCCCAGCAAAGTGTAAATGACAGCAGCACCAGCCACAGGCTGTCTATACCAAGACTAACCTCAG GTCAAAGCCTTAGCAGCTTTAGGGCTGGGAGGACATGGTCATCCATGCTGGCACCAACTTCAGACAGTTCTTCCTTTCACAGCTATGGAGGAACGCCGAGAGTCAGAAGAACGCCCGTGTCTGCTGGGCTTACAG GAAGTAGTTGCTCATCTGGATCCACAAACACTGATGCCTCTGTGATCGTAGCGGTGGTGGAAGGCCGTGGTTTGGCCAGGGGAGAGATCGGTATGGCCAGCCTTAACTTGAAATGTCCAGAGCTGGTCCTTTCCCAGTTTGCAGACACAGGGACATATGCTAAG GTTATTAccaaaattcatattttggtGCCAGTGGAAATACTGATGCCAGACACAGTCAGCGAGAAGGGCAAAGGAACAAAGCTGTTCAAGCTCACCACGGAGAATTTTCCA GGTGTACCTTTCACAGCAAttcaaaggaaatattttaatgagAAGAAAGGACTGGAATACATTCAGCAGCTGTGTGCTCCAGAATACGGCACCGTTTTGATGGAAGTTCAAGCCAA GTATTATTGCcttgcagctgctgcagctttgcTGAAATACTTAGAGTTCCTGCAGAATTCTGTTTATGCTAGCAAGTCTCTTAAAGTGACCTTTAAAGGGAGTGAACAGACTGCCATGATCGACTCTGCATCTGCCTGCAATTTAGAGCTGGTGGTCAATAACAGAGATCACAG GAGTGAACATACCCTTTTAGGGGTACTCAACCATACAAAAACACCTGGCGGTGCCAGAAGATTGCGCTCTAATATCCTGGAGCCTCTTGTAAATGTGGACACCATTAACATGCGATTGGATGCTGTGCAGGAGCTCCTGCAGGACGAGGAGCTTTTCTTTGGCCTAAAGAACG ccatatGCCATTTTGTCGACGTTGACCGGCTGCTCTCAGTTCTTGTCCAGATGCCGAAACAGGAAACG GTCCAAGCTGCTGAAGCCAAGATTACACATGTCATTCAGCTGAAACACACCCTTGAACTGGTGCCACAGTTAAGG ACTGTATTTAAGAACTGCAACACACCTCTACTTCAAGCGTACAGCAGCACCCTGGAGGACAACAG ATTTGATATGATCCTAGAGCAGATCAAGACAGTCATCAACCCCGACACCACGTACCTCAAAGGGAGCTTGAACATGCGCACACAGAAGTGCTACGCGGTGCGGCCGAACATCAACGAGTTCCTTGACATCGCCCGCAGAGCTTACACAGAAATAGTGGACGACATTGCGG TGCTTGTGAACCAGATGGCGGAAAAATATGGCTTGCCAATGCGAACAAGCTTCAGCACATCCAGAGGTTTCTTTATCCAGCTGAAGCTTGATGGGAGCGTCTTACCTAGGGACAAACTCCCTCCAGAGTGCATCAAG GTAACCAAGCACAAGAACAATTATTGTTTCACCACCGCTGACCTGATGAAGATGAATGGACGCTGTGATGAAGCCCTGAGGGAAATCTTTCACATGTCATATGT AGTGATATGTCAGCTCCTCAGCACCATCCATGAGCACATCCACTGCCTGTACAAACTCTCTGATGCTGTATCCATGTTGGACATGCTGCTGTCACTGGCTAACGCCTGCACCATTTCAGACTACG TGCGTCCAGAGTTTACAGACACGCTGGCCATAAAGCAAGGTCGTCATCCAATTCTGGAGCGAATGGCTCGGCAGCAGCCCGTTTCCAACAATGCCTACATCTCAGAGGGAAGCAACTTTGTCATCATAACAGGACCCAACATGAGCGGCAAATCCACTTACCTGAAGCAGGTGGCATTGTGCCAGATCATGGCACAGATAG gCTCTTTTGTCCCTGCTGAGTATGCCTCCTTCCGTCTGGCTGGTCAGATCTTCACCAGAATAGGTGTGGACGATGATTTTGAGACCAACTCTTCCAGCTTCATGTTGGAAATGAAGGAA ATCTCGTACATAATCCATAATGCAAGTGACAAGTCACTGATCATTATTGATGAGTTGGGGCGTGGCACCAGTGCCGAGGAGGGCATTGGCATCTGTCACTCAGTTT GCCTTCACTCTGTTTGCCACACACTTTCTTGA
- the msh4 gene encoding mutS protein homolog 4 isoform X3, with protein sequence MYHSSTDEVSGGDVSLEKNGVQETATSYVPASLSSALSQQSVNDSSTSHRLSIPRLTSGQSLSSFRAGRTWSSMLAPTSDSSSFHSYGGTPRVRRTPVSAGLTGSSCSSGSTNTDASVIVAVVEGRGLARGEIGMASLNLKCPELVLSQFADTGTYAKVITKIHILVPVEILMPDTVSEKGKGTKLFKLTTENFPGVPFTAIQRKYFNEKKGLEYIQQLCAPEYGTVLMEVQAKYYCLAAAAALLKYLEFLQNSVYASKSLKVTFKGSEQTAMIDSASACNLELVVNNRDHRSEHTLLGVLNHTKTPGGARRLRSNILEPLVNVDTINMRLDAVQELLQDEELFFGLKNAICHFVDVDRLLSVLVQMPKQETVQAAEAKITHVIQLKHTLELVPQLRTVFKNCNTPLLQAYSSTLEDNRFDMILEQIKTVINPDTTYLKGSLNMRTQKCYAVRPNINEFLDIARRAYTEIVDDIAVLVNQMAEKYGLPMRTSFSTSRGFFIQLKLDGSVLPRDKLPPECIKVTKHKNNYCFTTADLMKMNGRCDEALREIFHMSYVVICQLLSTIHEHIHCLYKLSDAVSMLDMLLSLANACTISDYVRPEFTDTLAIKQGRHPILERMARQQPVSNNAYISEGSNFVIITGPNMSGKSTYLKQVALCQIMAQIGSFVPAEYASFRLAGQIFTRIGVDDDFETNSSSFMLEMKEISYIIHNASDKSLIIIDELGRGTSAEEGIGICHSVYHSDSCSPFQFIYAFKIFGYTS encoded by the exons ATGTATCATAGCAGCACAGACGAGGTAAGCGGCGGGGACGTCTCTTTGGAGAAGAATGGAGTCCAGGAAACGGCCACCTCCTACGTTCCTGCATCACTTTCTTCAGCTTTGTCCCAGCAAAGTGTAAATGACAGCAGCACCAGCCACAGGCTGTCTATACCAAGACTAACCTCAG GTCAAAGCCTTAGCAGCTTTAGGGCTGGGAGGACATGGTCATCCATGCTGGCACCAACTTCAGACAGTTCTTCCTTTCACAGCTATGGAGGAACGCCGAGAGTCAGAAGAACGCCCGTGTCTGCTGGGCTTACAG GAAGTAGTTGCTCATCTGGATCCACAAACACTGATGCCTCTGTGATCGTAGCGGTGGTGGAAGGCCGTGGTTTGGCCAGGGGAGAGATCGGTATGGCCAGCCTTAACTTGAAATGTCCAGAGCTGGTCCTTTCCCAGTTTGCAGACACAGGGACATATGCTAAG GTTATTAccaaaattcatattttggtGCCAGTGGAAATACTGATGCCAGACACAGTCAGCGAGAAGGGCAAAGGAACAAAGCTGTTCAAGCTCACCACGGAGAATTTTCCA GGTGTACCTTTCACAGCAAttcaaaggaaatattttaatgagAAGAAAGGACTGGAATACATTCAGCAGCTGTGTGCTCCAGAATACGGCACCGTTTTGATGGAAGTTCAAGCCAA GTATTATTGCcttgcagctgctgcagctttgcTGAAATACTTAGAGTTCCTGCAGAATTCTGTTTATGCTAGCAAGTCTCTTAAAGTGACCTTTAAAGGGAGTGAACAGACTGCCATGATCGACTCTGCATCTGCCTGCAATTTAGAGCTGGTGGTCAATAACAGAGATCACAG GAGTGAACATACCCTTTTAGGGGTACTCAACCATACAAAAACACCTGGCGGTGCCAGAAGATTGCGCTCTAATATCCTGGAGCCTCTTGTAAATGTGGACACCATTAACATGCGATTGGATGCTGTGCAGGAGCTCCTGCAGGACGAGGAGCTTTTCTTTGGCCTAAAGAACG ccatatGCCATTTTGTCGACGTTGACCGGCTGCTCTCAGTTCTTGTCCAGATGCCGAAACAGGAAACG GTCCAAGCTGCTGAAGCCAAGATTACACATGTCATTCAGCTGAAACACACCCTTGAACTGGTGCCACAGTTAAGG ACTGTATTTAAGAACTGCAACACACCTCTACTTCAAGCGTACAGCAGCACCCTGGAGGACAACAG ATTTGATATGATCCTAGAGCAGATCAAGACAGTCATCAACCCCGACACCACGTACCTCAAAGGGAGCTTGAACATGCGCACACAGAAGTGCTACGCGGTGCGGCCGAACATCAACGAGTTCCTTGACATCGCCCGCAGAGCTTACACAGAAATAGTGGACGACATTGCGG TGCTTGTGAACCAGATGGCGGAAAAATATGGCTTGCCAATGCGAACAAGCTTCAGCACATCCAGAGGTTTCTTTATCCAGCTGAAGCTTGATGGGAGCGTCTTACCTAGGGACAAACTCCCTCCAGAGTGCATCAAG GTAACCAAGCACAAGAACAATTATTGTTTCACCACCGCTGACCTGATGAAGATGAATGGACGCTGTGATGAAGCCCTGAGGGAAATCTTTCACATGTCATATGT AGTGATATGTCAGCTCCTCAGCACCATCCATGAGCACATCCACTGCCTGTACAAACTCTCTGATGCTGTATCCATGTTGGACATGCTGCTGTCACTGGCTAACGCCTGCACCATTTCAGACTACG TGCGTCCAGAGTTTACAGACACGCTGGCCATAAAGCAAGGTCGTCATCCAATTCTGGAGCGAATGGCTCGGCAGCAGCCCGTTTCCAACAATGCCTACATCTCAGAGGGAAGCAACTTTGTCATCATAACAGGACCCAACATGAGCGGCAAATCCACTTACCTGAAGCAGGTGGCATTGTGCCAGATCATGGCACAGATAG gCTCTTTTGTCCCTGCTGAGTATGCCTCCTTCCGTCTGGCTGGTCAGATCTTCACCAGAATAGGTGTGGACGATGATTTTGAGACCAACTCTTCCAGCTTCATGTTGGAAATGAAGGAA ATCTCGTACATAATCCATAATGCAAGTGACAAGTCACTGATCATTATTGATGAGTTGGGGCGTGGCACCAGTGCCGAGGAGGGCATTGGCATCTGTCACTCAGTTT ATCATTCAGATTCCTGCTCTCCGTTTCAATTCATTTATGCCTTTAAGATATTTGGATACACCTCTTAG
- the msh4 gene encoding mutS protein homolog 4 isoform X2 encodes MYHSSTDEVSGGDVSLEKNGVQETATSYVPASLSSALSQQSVNDSSTSHRLSIPRLTSGQSLSSFRAGRTWSSMLAPTSDSSSFHSYGGTPRVRRTPVSAGLTGSSCSSGSTNTDASVIVAVVEGRGLARGEIGMASLNLKCPELVLSQFADTGTYAKVITKIHILVPVEILMPDTVSEKGKGTKLFKLTTENFPGVPFTAIQRKYFNEKKGLEYIQQLCAPEYGTVLMEVQAKSEHTLLGVLNHTKTPGGARRLRSNILEPLVNVDTINMRLDAVQELLQDEELFFGLKNAICHFVDVDRLLSVLVQMPKQETVQAAEAKITHVIQLKHTLELVPQLRTVFKNCNTPLLQAYSSTLEDNRFDMILEQIKTVINPDTTYLKGSLNMRTQKCYAVRPNINEFLDIARRAYTEIVDDIAVLVNQMAEKYGLPMRTSFSTSRGFFIQLKLDGSVLPRDKLPPECIKVTKHKNNYCFTTADLMKMNGRCDEALREIFHMSYVVICQLLSTIHEHIHCLYKLSDAVSMLDMLLSLANACTISDYVRPEFTDTLAIKQGRHPILERMARQQPVSNNAYISEGSNFVIITGPNMSGKSTYLKQVALCQIMAQIGSFVPAEYASFRLAGQIFTRIGVDDDFETNSSSFMLEMKEISYIIHNASDKSLIIIDELGRGTSAEEGIGICHSVCEFLLGLKAFTLFATHFLELCQLESLYPNVENQHMEVQHMRSGDTGVEQVVYTYLLKRGCSEERLYGLRAAEMTALPPSIIQEARTIASKVSQQLMARHHVDPESHRQRALYRLATRLLQAARNSRLDPDSLRMYLKGLKNQFESELQSAGPPAAPGNQDE; translated from the exons ATGTATCATAGCAGCACAGACGAGGTAAGCGGCGGGGACGTCTCTTTGGAGAAGAATGGAGTCCAGGAAACGGCCACCTCCTACGTTCCTGCATCACTTTCTTCAGCTTTGTCCCAGCAAAGTGTAAATGACAGCAGCACCAGCCACAGGCTGTCTATACCAAGACTAACCTCAG GTCAAAGCCTTAGCAGCTTTAGGGCTGGGAGGACATGGTCATCCATGCTGGCACCAACTTCAGACAGTTCTTCCTTTCACAGCTATGGAGGAACGCCGAGAGTCAGAAGAACGCCCGTGTCTGCTGGGCTTACAG GAAGTAGTTGCTCATCTGGATCCACAAACACTGATGCCTCTGTGATCGTAGCGGTGGTGGAAGGCCGTGGTTTGGCCAGGGGAGAGATCGGTATGGCCAGCCTTAACTTGAAATGTCCAGAGCTGGTCCTTTCCCAGTTTGCAGACACAGGGACATATGCTAAG GTTATTAccaaaattcatattttggtGCCAGTGGAAATACTGATGCCAGACACAGTCAGCGAGAAGGGCAAAGGAACAAAGCTGTTCAAGCTCACCACGGAGAATTTTCCA GGTGTACCTTTCACAGCAAttcaaaggaaatattttaatgagAAGAAAGGACTGGAATACATTCAGCAGCTGTGTGCTCCAGAATACGGCACCGTTTTGATGGAAGTTCAAGCCAA GAGTGAACATACCCTTTTAGGGGTACTCAACCATACAAAAACACCTGGCGGTGCCAGAAGATTGCGCTCTAATATCCTGGAGCCTCTTGTAAATGTGGACACCATTAACATGCGATTGGATGCTGTGCAGGAGCTCCTGCAGGACGAGGAGCTTTTCTTTGGCCTAAAGAACG ccatatGCCATTTTGTCGACGTTGACCGGCTGCTCTCAGTTCTTGTCCAGATGCCGAAACAGGAAACG GTCCAAGCTGCTGAAGCCAAGATTACACATGTCATTCAGCTGAAACACACCCTTGAACTGGTGCCACAGTTAAGG ACTGTATTTAAGAACTGCAACACACCTCTACTTCAAGCGTACAGCAGCACCCTGGAGGACAACAG ATTTGATATGATCCTAGAGCAGATCAAGACAGTCATCAACCCCGACACCACGTACCTCAAAGGGAGCTTGAACATGCGCACACAGAAGTGCTACGCGGTGCGGCCGAACATCAACGAGTTCCTTGACATCGCCCGCAGAGCTTACACAGAAATAGTGGACGACATTGCGG TGCTTGTGAACCAGATGGCGGAAAAATATGGCTTGCCAATGCGAACAAGCTTCAGCACATCCAGAGGTTTCTTTATCCAGCTGAAGCTTGATGGGAGCGTCTTACCTAGGGACAAACTCCCTCCAGAGTGCATCAAG GTAACCAAGCACAAGAACAATTATTGTTTCACCACCGCTGACCTGATGAAGATGAATGGACGCTGTGATGAAGCCCTGAGGGAAATCTTTCACATGTCATATGT AGTGATATGTCAGCTCCTCAGCACCATCCATGAGCACATCCACTGCCTGTACAAACTCTCTGATGCTGTATCCATGTTGGACATGCTGCTGTCACTGGCTAACGCCTGCACCATTTCAGACTACG TGCGTCCAGAGTTTACAGACACGCTGGCCATAAAGCAAGGTCGTCATCCAATTCTGGAGCGAATGGCTCGGCAGCAGCCCGTTTCCAACAATGCCTACATCTCAGAGGGAAGCAACTTTGTCATCATAACAGGACCCAACATGAGCGGCAAATCCACTTACCTGAAGCAGGTGGCATTGTGCCAGATCATGGCACAGATAG gCTCTTTTGTCCCTGCTGAGTATGCCTCCTTCCGTCTGGCTGGTCAGATCTTCACCAGAATAGGTGTGGACGATGATTTTGAGACCAACTCTTCCAGCTTCATGTTGGAAATGAAGGAA ATCTCGTACATAATCCATAATGCAAGTGACAAGTCACTGATCATTATTGATGAGTTGGGGCGTGGCACCAGTGCCGAGGAGGGCATTGGCATCTGTCACTCAGTTTGTGAGTTCCTCCTTGGCCTCAAG GCCTTCACTCTGTTTGCCACACACTTTCTTGAGCTGTGTCAGCTGGAGTCTCTCTACCCAAACGTGGAGAACCAGCACATGGAGGTTCagcacatgcgcagtggtgacACCGGTGTGGAGCAAGTGGTGTATACGTACTTGCTAAAAAGAGGATGCTCTGAAGAAAGGCTCTACG GTTTGAGAGCAGCAGAAATGACAGCACTTCCTCCTAGTATAATCCAAGAGGCCAGGACGATTGCTTCTAAAGTCAGCCAGCAGCTCATG gcCAGACATCATGTAGATCCAGAAAGCCATCGACAGAGAGCATTGTACCGCCTGGCCACTCGTCTCCTGCAGGCTGCCAGAAACTCCAGGCTTGACCCCGACAGTCTGCGAATGTATCTGAAGGGACTAAAGAATCAGTTTGAGTCTGAGCTGCAGTCTGCAGGGCCCCCAGCGGCCCCTGGCAACCAGGACGAGTGA
- the msh4 gene encoding mutS protein homolog 4 isoform X1, protein MYHSSTDEVSGGDVSLEKNGVQETATSYVPASLSSALSQQSVNDSSTSHRLSIPRLTSGQSLSSFRAGRTWSSMLAPTSDSSSFHSYGGTPRVRRTPVSAGLTGSSCSSGSTNTDASVIVAVVEGRGLARGEIGMASLNLKCPELVLSQFADTGTYAKVITKIHILVPVEILMPDTVSEKGKGTKLFKLTTENFPGVPFTAIQRKYFNEKKGLEYIQQLCAPEYGTVLMEVQAKYYCLAAAAALLKYLEFLQNSVYASKSLKVTFKGSEQTAMIDSASACNLELVVNNRDHRSEHTLLGVLNHTKTPGGARRLRSNILEPLVNVDTINMRLDAVQELLQDEELFFGLKNAICHFVDVDRLLSVLVQMPKQETVQAAEAKITHVIQLKHTLELVPQLRTVFKNCNTPLLQAYSSTLEDNRFDMILEQIKTVINPDTTYLKGSLNMRTQKCYAVRPNINEFLDIARRAYTEIVDDIAVLVNQMAEKYGLPMRTSFSTSRGFFIQLKLDGSVLPRDKLPPECIKVTKHKNNYCFTTADLMKMNGRCDEALREIFHMSYVVICQLLSTIHEHIHCLYKLSDAVSMLDMLLSLANACTISDYVRPEFTDTLAIKQGRHPILERMARQQPVSNNAYISEGSNFVIITGPNMSGKSTYLKQVALCQIMAQIGSFVPAEYASFRLAGQIFTRIGVDDDFETNSSSFMLEMKEISYIIHNASDKSLIIIDELGRGTSAEEGIGICHSVCEFLLGLKAFTLFATHFLELCQLESLYPNVENQHMEVQHMRSGDTGVEQVVYTYLLKRGCSEERLYGLRAAEMTALPPSIIQEARTIASKVSQQLMARHHVDPESHRQRALYRLATRLLQAARNSRLDPDSLRMYLKGLKNQFESELQSAGPPAAPGNQDE, encoded by the exons ATGTATCATAGCAGCACAGACGAGGTAAGCGGCGGGGACGTCTCTTTGGAGAAGAATGGAGTCCAGGAAACGGCCACCTCCTACGTTCCTGCATCACTTTCTTCAGCTTTGTCCCAGCAAAGTGTAAATGACAGCAGCACCAGCCACAGGCTGTCTATACCAAGACTAACCTCAG GTCAAAGCCTTAGCAGCTTTAGGGCTGGGAGGACATGGTCATCCATGCTGGCACCAACTTCAGACAGTTCTTCCTTTCACAGCTATGGAGGAACGCCGAGAGTCAGAAGAACGCCCGTGTCTGCTGGGCTTACAG GAAGTAGTTGCTCATCTGGATCCACAAACACTGATGCCTCTGTGATCGTAGCGGTGGTGGAAGGCCGTGGTTTGGCCAGGGGAGAGATCGGTATGGCCAGCCTTAACTTGAAATGTCCAGAGCTGGTCCTTTCCCAGTTTGCAGACACAGGGACATATGCTAAG GTTATTAccaaaattcatattttggtGCCAGTGGAAATACTGATGCCAGACACAGTCAGCGAGAAGGGCAAAGGAACAAAGCTGTTCAAGCTCACCACGGAGAATTTTCCA GGTGTACCTTTCACAGCAAttcaaaggaaatattttaatgagAAGAAAGGACTGGAATACATTCAGCAGCTGTGTGCTCCAGAATACGGCACCGTTTTGATGGAAGTTCAAGCCAA GTATTATTGCcttgcagctgctgcagctttgcTGAAATACTTAGAGTTCCTGCAGAATTCTGTTTATGCTAGCAAGTCTCTTAAAGTGACCTTTAAAGGGAGTGAACAGACTGCCATGATCGACTCTGCATCTGCCTGCAATTTAGAGCTGGTGGTCAATAACAGAGATCACAG GAGTGAACATACCCTTTTAGGGGTACTCAACCATACAAAAACACCTGGCGGTGCCAGAAGATTGCGCTCTAATATCCTGGAGCCTCTTGTAAATGTGGACACCATTAACATGCGATTGGATGCTGTGCAGGAGCTCCTGCAGGACGAGGAGCTTTTCTTTGGCCTAAAGAACG ccatatGCCATTTTGTCGACGTTGACCGGCTGCTCTCAGTTCTTGTCCAGATGCCGAAACAGGAAACG GTCCAAGCTGCTGAAGCCAAGATTACACATGTCATTCAGCTGAAACACACCCTTGAACTGGTGCCACAGTTAAGG ACTGTATTTAAGAACTGCAACACACCTCTACTTCAAGCGTACAGCAGCACCCTGGAGGACAACAG ATTTGATATGATCCTAGAGCAGATCAAGACAGTCATCAACCCCGACACCACGTACCTCAAAGGGAGCTTGAACATGCGCACACAGAAGTGCTACGCGGTGCGGCCGAACATCAACGAGTTCCTTGACATCGCCCGCAGAGCTTACACAGAAATAGTGGACGACATTGCGG TGCTTGTGAACCAGATGGCGGAAAAATATGGCTTGCCAATGCGAACAAGCTTCAGCACATCCAGAGGTTTCTTTATCCAGCTGAAGCTTGATGGGAGCGTCTTACCTAGGGACAAACTCCCTCCAGAGTGCATCAAG GTAACCAAGCACAAGAACAATTATTGTTTCACCACCGCTGACCTGATGAAGATGAATGGACGCTGTGATGAAGCCCTGAGGGAAATCTTTCACATGTCATATGT AGTGATATGTCAGCTCCTCAGCACCATCCATGAGCACATCCACTGCCTGTACAAACTCTCTGATGCTGTATCCATGTTGGACATGCTGCTGTCACTGGCTAACGCCTGCACCATTTCAGACTACG TGCGTCCAGAGTTTACAGACACGCTGGCCATAAAGCAAGGTCGTCATCCAATTCTGGAGCGAATGGCTCGGCAGCAGCCCGTTTCCAACAATGCCTACATCTCAGAGGGAAGCAACTTTGTCATCATAACAGGACCCAACATGAGCGGCAAATCCACTTACCTGAAGCAGGTGGCATTGTGCCAGATCATGGCACAGATAG gCTCTTTTGTCCCTGCTGAGTATGCCTCCTTCCGTCTGGCTGGTCAGATCTTCACCAGAATAGGTGTGGACGATGATTTTGAGACCAACTCTTCCAGCTTCATGTTGGAAATGAAGGAA ATCTCGTACATAATCCATAATGCAAGTGACAAGTCACTGATCATTATTGATGAGTTGGGGCGTGGCACCAGTGCCGAGGAGGGCATTGGCATCTGTCACTCAGTTTGTGAGTTCCTCCTTGGCCTCAAG GCCTTCACTCTGTTTGCCACACACTTTCTTGAGCTGTGTCAGCTGGAGTCTCTCTACCCAAACGTGGAGAACCAGCACATGGAGGTTCagcacatgcgcagtggtgacACCGGTGTGGAGCAAGTGGTGTATACGTACTTGCTAAAAAGAGGATGCTCTGAAGAAAGGCTCTACG GTTTGAGAGCAGCAGAAATGACAGCACTTCCTCCTAGTATAATCCAAGAGGCCAGGACGATTGCTTCTAAAGTCAGCCAGCAGCTCATG gcCAGACATCATGTAGATCCAGAAAGCCATCGACAGAGAGCATTGTACCGCCTGGCCACTCGTCTCCTGCAGGCTGCCAGAAACTCCAGGCTTGACCCCGACAGTCTGCGAATGTATCTGAAGGGACTAAAGAATCAGTTTGAGTCTGAGCTGCAGTCTGCAGGGCCCCCAGCGGCCCCTGGCAACCAGGACGAGTGA